From the genome of Moritella sp. F3, one region includes:
- a CDS encoding NUDIX domain-containing protein, which produces MINQMSVLRSTVHPDVTAPKNTDQRIAARGIITQGEEILLIFTARYHDYSLPGGGMHEGEDIVSALIREVEEETGAENIHNVVPYGCYEEMRPWYKGGFDSIQMLSYCFTCDANKQLGSPRLEENEIKNGVSAMWINIHEAIAHNLEVIKSYPKAGLSIERETYLLQKIAKELVAA; this is translated from the coding sequence ACCTAAAAATACAGATCAACGAATTGCTGCACGTGGCATCATTACTCAAGGTGAAGAGATCTTACTTATCTTCACCGCCCGCTACCATGATTACAGCTTACCCGGTGGCGGCATGCATGAAGGTGAAGACATTGTTAGCGCGCTAATTCGTGAAGTAGAAGAAGAGACTGGCGCTGAAAACATTCATAACGTCGTCCCTTACGGTTGTTATGAAGAAATGCGCCCTTGGTATAAAGGTGGCTTTGACAGTATTCAAATGCTTTCCTACTGCTTTACTTGCGATGCCAACAAACAGTTAGGCTCGCCAAGATTAGAAGAAAACGAAATCAAAAATGGGGTGAGCGCAATGTGGATCAACATCCATGAAGCTATTGCACATAATCTTGAAGTAATCAAAAGCTATCCAAAAGCGGGTTTATCCATTGAACGTGAAACCTATCTATTACAAAAAATAGCGAAAGAGCTTGTAGCGGCATAA